In Haloimpatiens massiliensis, the following are encoded in one genomic region:
- the rlmD gene encoding 23S rRNA (uracil(1939)-C(5))-methyltransferase RlmD — MRKGKEYILDIVDTEFPGMGVAEYEGEKVYVKGTLPGQKILAQITKKKGGKIEGRLKEIIEDVDYKIDAKCPHFNYCGGCSHQFISYEKQLEFKKHQVLKLFKDAGIENFEFLGIEGSPEVWEYRNKMEFTFGDLEKGGELNLGMHKKASAFGIINTNNCQIVDGDFRIALDTVVNYFREKAFPHYRIMSHQGYLRNLVIRKAKNTGEILINLVTTSQIDFNLEEITEILKALPYEGNLKGIVHTINDSLSDVVQADSMEILYGQDYIIEELLGLKFKISPFSFFQTNSKGAEKLYSIVKDFLGNAENKTVFDLYCGTGTIGQIVAPSAKKVIGVELIEEAVEAAKENAKLNGLDNCQFIAGDVAKVIQDIKHKPDIIILDPPRPGVHPKAMEYVIKFNAPEIIYVSCNPKTLVNDLKVLEENGYVIERVRVKDMFAHTPHVETVVRLCRQNH, encoded by the coding sequence ATGCGAAAAGGAAAAGAATACATATTAGATATAGTGGATACAGAATTTCCAGGCATGGGTGTTGCGGAATACGAAGGAGAAAAGGTATATGTAAAAGGCACTCTTCCAGGACAAAAAATACTTGCACAAATAACTAAGAAAAAAGGCGGCAAAATAGAAGGAAGATTAAAAGAAATAATAGAGGACGTGGATTACAAAATAGATGCAAAATGCCCACACTTTAATTACTGCGGCGGCTGCTCTCACCAATTCATATCCTACGAAAAGCAGCTAGAATTTAAAAAGCATCAAGTGCTAAAGCTTTTTAAAGATGCAGGCATAGAAAATTTTGAATTTCTAGGCATAGAGGGAAGTCCAGAAGTTTGGGAATATAGAAACAAAATGGAGTTTACCTTTGGAGACCTAGAAAAAGGCGGAGAGTTAAACCTAGGCATGCACAAAAAAGCCTCAGCCTTTGGCATAATCAATACAAATAACTGCCAAATAGTAGATGGAGACTTTAGAATAGCACTAGACACTGTAGTAAATTACTTCAGAGAAAAGGCTTTTCCTCACTACAGAATAATGAGTCACCAAGGCTATTTAAGAAATCTAGTTATAAGGAAGGCAAAAAATACAGGGGAAATACTTATAAATTTAGTAACTACCTCTCAAATAGATTTTAACTTAGAAGAAATAACTGAAATACTAAAGGCACTGCCATATGAAGGTAACCTTAAGGGAATAGTTCACACTATAAATGACTCTCTTTCCGATGTGGTTCAAGCAGACTCCATGGAAATACTATATGGTCAGGACTACATAATAGAAGAGCTTCTAGGACTTAAATTTAAGATAAGCCCATTTTCTTTCTTCCAAACTAATTCTAAGGGCGCAGAAAAACTATATTCAATTGTAAAAGATTTCCTAGGAAATGCTGAAAATAAAACTGTTTTTGATTTATACTGCGGCACCGGCACCATAGGCCAAATAGTAGCCCCTAGCGCCAAGAAGGTAATAGGAGTAGAACTCATAGAAGAAGCCGTAGAAGCTGCCAAAGAAAACGCCAAACTAAATGGTCTAGACAATTGCCAGTTCATTGCCGGCGACGTAGCTAAGGTCATCCAAGACATAAAGCATAAGCCAGACATAATAATCCTAGACCCACCAAGACCAGGAGTACACCCAAAGGCCATGGAATACGTAATAAAATTCAACGCCCCAGAGATCATCTACGTATCCTGCAACCCTAAGACATTGGTTAATGATTTGAAGGTTTTAGAGGAGAATGGGTATGTGATTGAGAGGGTGAGGGTGAAGGATATGTTTGCGCACACGCCACACGTGGAGACGGTAGTACGACTATGTCGTCAAAACCATTGA